A single Macaca mulatta isolate MMU2019108-1 chromosome 15, T2T-MMU8v2.0, whole genome shotgun sequence DNA region contains:
- the CRB2 gene encoding protein crumbs homolog 2 isoform X2, translating to MALARPGTRDPQPLAYVLLLLLLLLLWAPALSLLAGTVPSEPPSACASDPCAPGTECQATKSGGYTCGPTEPRGCATQPCHHGALCVPQGLDPDGFRCYCVPGFQGPRCELDIDECASRPCHHGATCRNLADRYECHCPLGYAGVTCETEVDECASAPCVHGGSCLDGVGSFRCVCAPGYGGTRCQLDLDECQSQPCAHGGTCHDLVNGFWCDCTGTGYEGTRCEQEVLECASAPCAHNASCLEGLGSFRCLCWPGYSGELCEVDEDECASSPCQHGGRCLQRSDPALYGGVQATLPGTFSFRHAAGFVCHCPPGFEGADCGVEVDECASRPCLNGGRCQDLPNGFQCHCPDGYAGPTCEEDVDECLSDPCLHGGNCSDTVAGYICRCPETWGGRDCSVQLTGCQGHTCPLAATCIPIFQSGVHSYVCHCPPGTHGPFCGQNTTFSVMAGRPIQASVPAGGPLGLALRFRTTLPAGTLATRNNTRESLELALVAATLQATLWSHGTTVLVLRLPDLGLNDGHWHQVEVVLHLATLELQLWHEGCPARLCVASGPVALAPTASATPLPAGISSAQLGDATFAGCLQDVRVDGHLLLPEDLGENVLLGCERREQCQPLPCVHGGSCVDLWTHFRCNCPRPHRGPTCADEIPAATFGLGGAPSSVSFLLQELPGPNLTLSFLLRTRESAGLLLQFANDSAAGLTVFLSEGRIRAEAPGGPAVVLPGRWDDGLRHLVTLSFGPEQLQDLGQHMHVGGRLLAADSQPWGGPFRGCLQDLRLDGRHLPFFPLPLDNSSQPSELGGRQSWNLTAGCVSEDMCSPDPCFNGGTCLVTWNDFHCTCPANFTGPTCAQQLWCPGQPCLPPATCVAEATFREGPPVAFSGHNASSGRSLGSLSLAFRTRDSEAWLLRATAGALAGVWLAVRNGSLAGGVRGGHGLSGALLPIPGPRVADGAWHRVRLAMERPAAAPSRWLLWLDGAATPVALRGLAGDLGFLQGPGAAHILLAENFTGCLGRVALGGLPLPLARPRPGVAPGAQEHFAAWPGTPAPILGCRGAPVCAPSPCLHGGDCRDLFDAFACACGPGWEGPRCEAHVNPCDSAPCARGRCHTHPDGRFECHCPPGFGGPRCRLPVPSKECILNVTCLDGSPCEGGSPAANCSCLEGLAGQRCQVPALPCETNPCLNGGTCRAAGGVSECICNARFSGQFCEVVKGVPLPLPFPLLEVAVPAACACLLLLLLGLLSGILAARKRRQSEGTYSPSQQEVAGARLEMDSVLKVPPEERLI from the exons GGACGGTGCCTTCAGAGCCCCCCAGTGCCTGTGCCTCAGACCCGTGCGCTCCAGGGACCGAGTGCCAGGCTACCAAGAGTGGTGGCTATACCTGCGGGCCCACAGAGCCCCGGGGCTGTGCCACCCAGCCATGCCACCACGGCGCTCTGTGTGTGCCCCAGGGTCTGGATCCCGACGGCTTCCGCTGCTACTGCGTGCCGGGTTTCCAGGGCCCTCGCTGTGAGCTGGACATCGATGAGTGTGCATCCCGGCCGTGCCACCATGGGGCCACCTGCCGCAACCTGGCCGATCGCTACGAGTGCCATTGCCCCCTTGGCTATGCAG GCGTGACCTGCGAGACGGAGGTAGACGAGTGCGCCTCGGCGCCCTGTGTGCACGGGGGCTCGTGCCTGGACGGCGTGGGCTCCTTCCGCTGTGTGTGCGCGCCGGGCTACGGGGGCACCCGTTGCCAGCTGGACCTTGACGAGTGCCAGAGCCAGCCATGTGCGCACGGGGGCACGTGCCACGACCTGGTCAATGG GTTCTGGTGCGACTGCACGGGCACCGGCTACGAGGGCACGCGCTGCGAGCAGGAGGTGCTGGAGTGTGCATCGGCGCCCTGTGCACACAACGCGTCCTGCCTCGAGGGTCTCGGGAGCTTCCGCTGCCTCTGTTGGCCAG GCTACAGCGGCGAGCTGTGTGAGGTGGACGAGGACGAGTGTGCATCGAGCCCCTGCCAGCACGGGGGCCGATGCCTGCAGCGCTCTGACCCGGCCCTCTACGGGGGCGTCCAGGCCACCTTACCTGGTACCTTCAGCTTCCGCCACGCTGCGGGCTTCGtgtgccactgccctcctggctttgAGG GAGCCGACTGCGGTGTGGAGGTGGACGAGTGTGCCTCACGGCCATGCCTCAACGGAGGCCGCTGCCAGGACCTGCCCAATGGCTTCCAGTGTCACTGCCCAGATGGCTACGCAG GGCCGACATGTGAGGAAGATGTGGATGAATGCCTGTCAGATCCCTGCCTGCATGGCGGAAACTGCAGTGACACTGTGGCAGGCTATATCTGCAGGTGCCCAGAGACGTGGGGCGGGCGCGACTGTTCTGTGCAGCTCACTGGCTGCCAGGGCCACACCTGCCCACTGGCTGCCACCTGCATCCCTATCTTCCAGTCTGGGGTCCACAGTTATGTCTGCCACTGCCCACCTGGTACCCATGGACCTTTCTGTGGCCAGAATACCACCTTCTCTGTGATGGCTGGGAGACCCATTCAGGCATCAGTGCCAGCTGGTGGCCCCCTGGGTCTGGCACTGAGGTTTCGCACTACGCTGCCTGCTGGGACCTTGGCCACTCGCAATAACACCAGGGAAAGCTTGGAGCTGGCATTGGTGGCAGCCACACTTCAGGCCACACTCTGGAGCCACGGCACCACTGTGCTTGTCCTGAGACTGCCAGACCTGGGCCTAAATGATGGCCATTGGCACCAGGTGGAGGTGGTGCTCCACCTAGCGACCCTGGAGCTACAGCTCTGGCATGAGGGCTGCCCTGCCCGGCTCTGTGTGGCCTCTGGTCCTGTGGCCCTGGCTCCCACGGCTTCAGCAACTCCACTGCCTGCTGGGATCTCCTCCGCCCAGCTGGGGGACGCGACCTTTGCAGGCTGTCTCCAGGACGTGCGTGTGGATGGGCACCTCCTGCTGCCTGAGGATCTCGGCGAGAACGTCCTCCTGGGCTGCGAGCGCCGAGAGCAGTGCCAGCCTCTGCCTTGTGTCCATGGAGGGTCCTGCGTGGATCTGTGGACTCATTTCCGTTGCAACTGTCCTCGACCCCACAGGGGTCCCACGTGTGCTGATG AGATTCCTGCTGCCACCTTTGGCTTGGGAGGCGCCCCAAGTTCTGTCTCCTTTCTGCTTCAAGAGCTGCCAGGCCCCAACCTCACACTGTCTTTCCTTCTCCGTACTCGGGAGTCCGCTGGCCTGTTGCTCCAGTTTGCCAATGACTCCGCAGCTGGTCTGACAGTATTCCTGAGCGAGGGTCGGATCCGGGCTGAGGCGCCAGGAGGTCCTGCTGTAGTGCTCCCTGGGCGCTGGGATGATGGGCTGCGTCACCTGGTGACGCTCAGCTTCGGGCCTGAGCAGCTGCAGGACCTGGGGCAGCACATGCACGTGGGTGGGAGGCTCCTTGCTGCTGACAGCCAGCCCTGGGGTGGGCCCTTCCGAGGCTGCCTCCAGGACCTGCGACTCGATGGCCGCCACCTCCCCTTCTTTCCTCTGCCACTGGATAACTCAAGCCAGCCGAGCGAGCTTGGCGGCAGGCAGTCCTGGAACCTCACCGCAGGCTGTGTCTCCGAAGACATGTGCAGT CCTGACCCCTGTTTCAATGGTGGGACTTGCCTCGTCACCTGGAATGACTTCCACTGTACCTGCCCTGCCAATTTCACAGGGCCTACGTGTGCCCAGCAGCTGTGGTGTCCCGGCCAGCCCTGTCTCCCACCTGCCACGT GTGTGGCGGAGGCCACGTTCCGCGAGGGTCCCCCCGTCGCGTTCAGCGGGCACAACGCATCGTCTGGGCGCTCACTCGGCAGCCTGTCGCTGGCCTTCCGCACGCGCGACTCCGAGGCCTGGCTGCTGCGTGCCACGGCGGGCGCCCTGGCAGGCGTGTGGCTAGCGGTGCGCAATGGCTCACTGGCGGGGGGCGTGCGCGGAGGCCACGGCCTCTCTGGTGCCCTGCTGCCCATACCTGGGCCGCGCGTGGCCGATGGTGCCTGGCACCGAGTGCGCCTGGCCATGGAGCGCCCGGCGGCCGCTCCCTCGCGCTGGCTGCTGTGGTTGGACGGTGCGGCCACCCCGGTGGCGCTGCGCGGCCTGGCCGGTGACCTGGGCTTCCTGCAGGGCCCAGGTGCCGCGCACATCCTGCTGGCCGAGAACTTCACCGGCTGCCTGGGCCGCGTGGCGCTGGGCGGCCTGCCCCTGCCCTTGGCGCGGCCCCGACCCGGCGTGGCCCCTGGAGCCCAAGAGCACttcgctgcctggcctgggacgcCGGCCCCCATCCTCGGCTGCCGCGGCGCGCCCGTGTGTGCGCCCTCGCCCTGTCTGCACGGCGGTGACTGTCGCGACCTCTTCGACGCCTTCGCCTGCGCCTGCGGCCCGGGCTGGGAGGGCCCGCGCTGCGAGGCCCACGTCAACCCCTGTGACTCCGCGCCCTGCGCCCGTGGCCGCTGTCACACGCACCCCGACGGCCGCTTCGAGTGTCACTGCCCGCCTGGCTTCGGGGGCCCGCGCTGCAG GTTGCCTGTCCCATCCAAGGAATGCATCCTGAATGTCACCTGCCTCGACGGCAGCCCGTGTGAGGGTGGCTCTCCTGCTGCCAACTGCAGCTGCCTGGAGGGTCTTGCTGGCCAGAG GTGTCAGGTCCCCGCCCTCCCCTGTGAAACCAACCCCTGCTTGAATGGGGGCACCTGCCGGGCAGCTGGAGGGGTATCTGAATGTATCTGCAATGCCAGATTCTCCGGCCAGTTCTGTGAAGTGGTG AAGGGCGTGCCCCTGCCGCTGCCATTCCCGCTGCTGGAGGTGGCCGTGcctgcagcctgtgcctgcctcctcctcctcctcctgggccttCTTTCAGGGATCCTGGCAGCCCGAAAGCGCCGCCAGTCCGAGGGCACCTACAGCCCAAGCCAGCAGGAGGTGGCTGGGGCCCGGCTGGAGATGGACAGCGTCCTCAAGGTGCCACCGGAGGAGAGACTCATTTAG
- the CRB2 gene encoding protein crumbs homolog 2 isoform X1, which produces MALARPGTRDPQPLAYVLLLLLLLLLWAPALSLLAGTVPSEPPSACASDPCAPGTECQATKSGGYTCGPTEPRGCATQPCHHGALCVPQGLDPDGFRCYCVPGFQGPRCELDIDECASRPCHHGATCRNLADRYECHCPLGYAGVTCETEVDECASAPCVHGGSCLDGVGSFRCVCAPGYGGTRCQLDLDECQSQPCAHGGTCHDLVNGFWCDCTGTGYEGTRCEQEVLECASAPCAHNASCLEGLGSFRCLCWPGYSGELCEVDEDECASSPCQHGGRCLQRSDPALYGGVQATLPGTFSFRHAAGFVCHCPPGFEGADCGVEVDECASRPCLNGGRCQDLPNGFQCHCPDGYAGPTCEEDVDECLSDPCLHGGNCSDTVAGYICRCPETWGGRDCSVQLTGCQGHTCPLAATCIPIFQSGVHSYVCHCPPGTHGPFCGQNTTFSVMAGRPIQASVPAGGPLGLALRFRTTLPAGTLATRNNTRESLELALVAATLQATLWSHGTTVLVLRLPDLGLNDGHWHQVEVVLHLATLELQLWHEGCPARLCVASGPVALAPTASATPLPAGISSAQLGDATFAGCLQDVRVDGHLLLPEDLGENVLLGCERREQCQPLPCVHGGSCVDLWTHFRCNCPRPHRGPTCADEIPAATFGLGGAPSSVSFLLQELPGPNLTLSFLLRTRESAGLLLQFANDSAAGLTVFLSEGRIRAEAPGGPAVVLPGRWDDGLRHLVTLSFGPEQLQDLGQHMHVGGRLLAADSQPWGGPFRGCLQDLRLDGRHLPFFPLPLDNSSQPSELGGRQSWNLTAGCVSEDMCSPDPCFNGGTCLVTWNDFHCTCPANFTGPTCAQQLWCPGQPCLPPATCEEVPDGFVCVAEATFREGPPVAFSGHNASSGRSLGSLSLAFRTRDSEAWLLRATAGALAGVWLAVRNGSLAGGVRGGHGLSGALLPIPGPRVADGAWHRVRLAMERPAAAPSRWLLWLDGAATPVALRGLAGDLGFLQGPGAAHILLAENFTGCLGRVALGGLPLPLARPRPGVAPGAQEHFAAWPGTPAPILGCRGAPVCAPSPCLHGGDCRDLFDAFACACGPGWEGPRCEAHVNPCDSAPCARGRCHTHPDGRFECHCPPGFGGPRCRLPVPSKECILNVTCLDGSPCEGGSPAANCSCLEGLAGQRCQVPALPCETNPCLNGGTCRAAGGVSECICNARFSGQFCEVVKGVPLPLPFPLLEVAVPAACACLLLLLLGLLSGILAARKRRQSEGTYSPSQQEVAGARLEMDSVLKVPPEERLI; this is translated from the exons GGACGGTGCCTTCAGAGCCCCCCAGTGCCTGTGCCTCAGACCCGTGCGCTCCAGGGACCGAGTGCCAGGCTACCAAGAGTGGTGGCTATACCTGCGGGCCCACAGAGCCCCGGGGCTGTGCCACCCAGCCATGCCACCACGGCGCTCTGTGTGTGCCCCAGGGTCTGGATCCCGACGGCTTCCGCTGCTACTGCGTGCCGGGTTTCCAGGGCCCTCGCTGTGAGCTGGACATCGATGAGTGTGCATCCCGGCCGTGCCACCATGGGGCCACCTGCCGCAACCTGGCCGATCGCTACGAGTGCCATTGCCCCCTTGGCTATGCAG GCGTGACCTGCGAGACGGAGGTAGACGAGTGCGCCTCGGCGCCCTGTGTGCACGGGGGCTCGTGCCTGGACGGCGTGGGCTCCTTCCGCTGTGTGTGCGCGCCGGGCTACGGGGGCACCCGTTGCCAGCTGGACCTTGACGAGTGCCAGAGCCAGCCATGTGCGCACGGGGGCACGTGCCACGACCTGGTCAATGG GTTCTGGTGCGACTGCACGGGCACCGGCTACGAGGGCACGCGCTGCGAGCAGGAGGTGCTGGAGTGTGCATCGGCGCCCTGTGCACACAACGCGTCCTGCCTCGAGGGTCTCGGGAGCTTCCGCTGCCTCTGTTGGCCAG GCTACAGCGGCGAGCTGTGTGAGGTGGACGAGGACGAGTGTGCATCGAGCCCCTGCCAGCACGGGGGCCGATGCCTGCAGCGCTCTGACCCGGCCCTCTACGGGGGCGTCCAGGCCACCTTACCTGGTACCTTCAGCTTCCGCCACGCTGCGGGCTTCGtgtgccactgccctcctggctttgAGG GAGCCGACTGCGGTGTGGAGGTGGACGAGTGTGCCTCACGGCCATGCCTCAACGGAGGCCGCTGCCAGGACCTGCCCAATGGCTTCCAGTGTCACTGCCCAGATGGCTACGCAG GGCCGACATGTGAGGAAGATGTGGATGAATGCCTGTCAGATCCCTGCCTGCATGGCGGAAACTGCAGTGACACTGTGGCAGGCTATATCTGCAGGTGCCCAGAGACGTGGGGCGGGCGCGACTGTTCTGTGCAGCTCACTGGCTGCCAGGGCCACACCTGCCCACTGGCTGCCACCTGCATCCCTATCTTCCAGTCTGGGGTCCACAGTTATGTCTGCCACTGCCCACCTGGTACCCATGGACCTTTCTGTGGCCAGAATACCACCTTCTCTGTGATGGCTGGGAGACCCATTCAGGCATCAGTGCCAGCTGGTGGCCCCCTGGGTCTGGCACTGAGGTTTCGCACTACGCTGCCTGCTGGGACCTTGGCCACTCGCAATAACACCAGGGAAAGCTTGGAGCTGGCATTGGTGGCAGCCACACTTCAGGCCACACTCTGGAGCCACGGCACCACTGTGCTTGTCCTGAGACTGCCAGACCTGGGCCTAAATGATGGCCATTGGCACCAGGTGGAGGTGGTGCTCCACCTAGCGACCCTGGAGCTACAGCTCTGGCATGAGGGCTGCCCTGCCCGGCTCTGTGTGGCCTCTGGTCCTGTGGCCCTGGCTCCCACGGCTTCAGCAACTCCACTGCCTGCTGGGATCTCCTCCGCCCAGCTGGGGGACGCGACCTTTGCAGGCTGTCTCCAGGACGTGCGTGTGGATGGGCACCTCCTGCTGCCTGAGGATCTCGGCGAGAACGTCCTCCTGGGCTGCGAGCGCCGAGAGCAGTGCCAGCCTCTGCCTTGTGTCCATGGAGGGTCCTGCGTGGATCTGTGGACTCATTTCCGTTGCAACTGTCCTCGACCCCACAGGGGTCCCACGTGTGCTGATG AGATTCCTGCTGCCACCTTTGGCTTGGGAGGCGCCCCAAGTTCTGTCTCCTTTCTGCTTCAAGAGCTGCCAGGCCCCAACCTCACACTGTCTTTCCTTCTCCGTACTCGGGAGTCCGCTGGCCTGTTGCTCCAGTTTGCCAATGACTCCGCAGCTGGTCTGACAGTATTCCTGAGCGAGGGTCGGATCCGGGCTGAGGCGCCAGGAGGTCCTGCTGTAGTGCTCCCTGGGCGCTGGGATGATGGGCTGCGTCACCTGGTGACGCTCAGCTTCGGGCCTGAGCAGCTGCAGGACCTGGGGCAGCACATGCACGTGGGTGGGAGGCTCCTTGCTGCTGACAGCCAGCCCTGGGGTGGGCCCTTCCGAGGCTGCCTCCAGGACCTGCGACTCGATGGCCGCCACCTCCCCTTCTTTCCTCTGCCACTGGATAACTCAAGCCAGCCGAGCGAGCTTGGCGGCAGGCAGTCCTGGAACCTCACCGCAGGCTGTGTCTCCGAAGACATGTGCAGT CCTGACCCCTGTTTCAATGGTGGGACTTGCCTCGTCACCTGGAATGACTTCCACTGTACCTGCCCTGCCAATTTCACAGGGCCTACGTGTGCCCAGCAGCTGTGGTGTCCCGGCCAGCCCTGTCTCCCACCTGCCACGTGTGAGGAGGTCCCTGATGgctttgtgt GTGTGGCGGAGGCCACGTTCCGCGAGGGTCCCCCCGTCGCGTTCAGCGGGCACAACGCATCGTCTGGGCGCTCACTCGGCAGCCTGTCGCTGGCCTTCCGCACGCGCGACTCCGAGGCCTGGCTGCTGCGTGCCACGGCGGGCGCCCTGGCAGGCGTGTGGCTAGCGGTGCGCAATGGCTCACTGGCGGGGGGCGTGCGCGGAGGCCACGGCCTCTCTGGTGCCCTGCTGCCCATACCTGGGCCGCGCGTGGCCGATGGTGCCTGGCACCGAGTGCGCCTGGCCATGGAGCGCCCGGCGGCCGCTCCCTCGCGCTGGCTGCTGTGGTTGGACGGTGCGGCCACCCCGGTGGCGCTGCGCGGCCTGGCCGGTGACCTGGGCTTCCTGCAGGGCCCAGGTGCCGCGCACATCCTGCTGGCCGAGAACTTCACCGGCTGCCTGGGCCGCGTGGCGCTGGGCGGCCTGCCCCTGCCCTTGGCGCGGCCCCGACCCGGCGTGGCCCCTGGAGCCCAAGAGCACttcgctgcctggcctgggacgcCGGCCCCCATCCTCGGCTGCCGCGGCGCGCCCGTGTGTGCGCCCTCGCCCTGTCTGCACGGCGGTGACTGTCGCGACCTCTTCGACGCCTTCGCCTGCGCCTGCGGCCCGGGCTGGGAGGGCCCGCGCTGCGAGGCCCACGTCAACCCCTGTGACTCCGCGCCCTGCGCCCGTGGCCGCTGTCACACGCACCCCGACGGCCGCTTCGAGTGTCACTGCCCGCCTGGCTTCGGGGGCCCGCGCTGCAG GTTGCCTGTCCCATCCAAGGAATGCATCCTGAATGTCACCTGCCTCGACGGCAGCCCGTGTGAGGGTGGCTCTCCTGCTGCCAACTGCAGCTGCCTGGAGGGTCTTGCTGGCCAGAG GTGTCAGGTCCCCGCCCTCCCCTGTGAAACCAACCCCTGCTTGAATGGGGGCACCTGCCGGGCAGCTGGAGGGGTATCTGAATGTATCTGCAATGCCAGATTCTCCGGCCAGTTCTGTGAAGTGGTG AAGGGCGTGCCCCTGCCGCTGCCATTCCCGCTGCTGGAGGTGGCCGTGcctgcagcctgtgcctgcctcctcctcctcctcctgggccttCTTTCAGGGATCCTGGCAGCCCGAAAGCGCCGCCAGTCCGAGGGCACCTACAGCCCAAGCCAGCAGGAGGTGGCTGGGGCCCGGCTGGAGATGGACAGCGTCCTCAAGGTGCCACCGGAGGAGAGACTCATTTAG